In one window of Helianthus annuus cultivar XRQ/B chromosome 17, HanXRQr2.0-SUNRISE, whole genome shotgun sequence DNA:
- the LOC110931393 gene encoding zinc finger BED domain-containing protein RICESLEEPER 2, whose amino-acid sequence MDIEAETTCNGTKRKKPYEELKPTAPGDDDRTVEHEATSEKNSDSDGGGVDAQENKTEDLELMEKSDREIAASIDRIKRNLQTIGVRLPDGGEKYKANLRRHEYELERRKKLQLEKAENGCDETIQLSDHSDDGASHGKKKSASKFAKIFGKKMEEEQEDSRTVCAFEKDLTCINRCGGRKLKSQLSGKGRSRKVLSSSRSMKTSLVDLTSLFRSPSSPSLNPSSPITLPATITINFTHILCMDIEAETTRNGIKRKKPYEELKPTASGDDDRTVEHEATSEKNSDSDAGGVDAQENKTEDLELMEKSDREIAASIEMTKRNLQTIGVRLPDGGEKYKANLRRHEYELERRKKLQLEKVCHLLRHKPPPSAGVFISDAIFSGEGMSNNSEFGQHSIGGEHEDEGNSYSSGKHHSYVWDYFDLLPVAPNGDKKAKCSACGRVCVTNASSGTSNLRRHIPKCFDIDEPGQAKKQKRAPLDEAMYREKLAISIIKHNYPFSYVEHEETRNLHKFLHGDVKFITRNTAKADVLKIYEREKMILKDKLEKVTGRICLTSDLWSSITTDGFMALTAHYVDENWNLRKKVLNFRVIPPPHSGSILAEHLINFLADWGIKKKVFTITLDNAKYNDILVYRLKDHLRLNNALVYDGDFTHVRCSAHVLNLIVQAGLKVIEGAIERVRESVKYVRASAARKYKFAECIEILSLQCGKHVRQDIVTRWNSTYLMLDCALAYRRAYTRLALIDSSFQTSPSEEEWVRVEIITRLLKLFYEITTLFSGSSYPTSNLYFHHVWRIRLYIEKEMCNADQVISGMAKDMKEKFDKYWKSYSMILSFAAILDPRYKVKLVEYCFSKLNMTFKEREEKLKRIVDGMHKLYDKEYNIQSEIMHDSLIPESSNVGDNMLDELDGFDTFQSQYKVVDNEKSQLTLYLEEPSVDRKVELDVLQYWKDNQVRYPKLAVMARDILSIPITTVASESSFSIGGQVLSKYRTSLLSSNVEALLCTRDWLFDLEDENDNEMDEDLVEDIEALIPTFGNF is encoded by the exons ATGGACATCGAAGCAGAAACCACTTGCAACGGAACCAAGCGAAAGAAACCCTACGAGGAGCTAAAACCTACCGCTCCCGGCGATGACGATCGTACGGTGGAACATGAGGCCACATCGGAGAAGAATTCCGATAGTGACGGTGGTGGAGTAGACGCGCAGGAGAATAAAACGGAGGATTTAGAACTTATGGAGAAATCGGATCGTGAAATTGCGGCGAGTATTGACAGGATCAAGAGAAATTTGCAGACGATAGGTGTTAGGTTGCCTGATGGAGGTGAAAAGTACAAGGCGAATTTAAGAAGACATGAATATGAACTCGAACGGAGGAAGAAGCTTCAGTTAGAGAAG GCGGAGAATGGATGTGATGAGACAATACAGCTTTCTGATCATAGTGATGACG GTGCTTCACATGGCAAAAAGAAATCCGCATCAAAGTTTGCCAAAATTTTTGGCAAAAAGATGGAGGAAGAG CAAGAAGATTCTAGGACTGTTTGTGCATTCGAAAAAGATTTGACTTGCATCAATCGTTGTGGTGGGCGCAAATTAAAGAGTCAACTTTCGGGTAAGGGTAGATCTAGGAAGGTTTTATCTTCTTCACGATCCATGAAGACTTCTTTAGTAGATTTGACATCTTTATTCCGGTCGCCGTCGTCTCCCTCACTCAATCCCTCATCTCCGATCACTTTACCTGCCACAATCACCATCAATTTCACTCACATTTTATGTATGGACATTGAAGCAGAAACCACTCGCAACGGAATCAAGCGAAAGAAACCCTACGAGGAGCTAAAACCTACCGCTTCCGGTGATGACGATCGTACGGTAGAACATGAGGCTACATCGGAGAAGAATTCCGATAGTGATGCCGGTGGAGTAGACGCGCAGGAGAATAAAACGGAGGATTTAGAACTTATGGAGAAATCGGACCGTGAAATTGCGGCGAGTATTGAAATGACCAAGAGAAATTTGCAGACGATAGGTGTTAGGTTGCCTGATGGAGGTGAAAAGTACAAGGCGAATTTAAGAAGACATGAATATGAACTCGAACGGAGGAAGAAACTTCAGTTAGAGAAGGTTTGTCATCTCCTCCGCCACAAACCCCCACCCTCTGCCGGCGTCTTCATCAGCGACGCCATCTTTTCCGGTGAAG GTATGTCAAACAACTCGGAATTTGGACAACATAGTATAGGAGGGGAACATGAGGATGAAGGCAATTcatatagttcgggtaaacatCATTCTTATGTTTGGGACTATTTTGACCTATTACCGGTTGCACCAAATGGAGACAAAAAAGCAAAATGCAGTGCTTGCGGACGGGTGTGTGTTACGAATGCAAGCTCGGGGACATCTAACTTAAGACGACATATCCCTAAGTGTTTTGATATTGATGAGCCTGGTCAGGCGAAAAAACAAAAACGCGCCCCTTTAGATGAAGCGATGTACAGGGAGAAGTTAGCAATTTCAATTATCAAACATAACTACCCTTTCAGCTATGTTGAGCATGAGGAAACAAGAAATTTGCACAAATTTCTACACGGTGATGTGAAATTCATAACAAGAAATACTGCAAAGGCGGATGTCTTAAAGATATACGAGCGAGAGAAGATGATTCTTAAAGACAAGTTAGAAAAGGTAACCGGTAGGATATGCTTGACTTCTGATTTATGGAGTTCGATCACGACAGATGGATTTATGGCATTAACAGCTCATTATGTTGATGAGAATTGGAATCTAAGGAAAAAAGTGCTAAACTTTAGAGTTATACCCCCTCCACACAGTGGTTCCATTTTAGCAGAGCACTTGATCAATTTTTTAGCAGATTGGGGCATCAAGAAAAAAGTTTTTACCATCACACTAGACAATGCAAAATACAATGACATATTAGTATATCGTTTAAAAGATCATTTGCGTTTGAATAATGCATTAGTGTATGATGGAGATTTTACTCATGTGCGTTGTTCAGCGCACGTGTTAAATCTTATTGTTCAAGCCGGATTGAAAGTAATTGAAGGGGCCATTGAAAGGGTGCGAGAGTCGGTGAAATATGTGAGAGCAAGTGCTGCTAGGAAGTATAAGTTTGCGGAATGCATTGAAATACTTTCACTACAGTGTGGGAAGCATGTTCGTCAAGATATTGTAACGAGATGGAACTCTACATATCTTATGCTTGATTGTGCATTAGCTTATCGACGGGCTTATACTCGGTTAGCCTTAATTGATTCAAGTTTTCAAACTTCTCCATCAGAAGAGGAATGGGTAAGGGTTGAAATAATCACGCGACTTTTGAAACTTTTTTATGAAATTACGACTTTGTTTTCTGGAAGCTCTTATCCTACCTCGAACTTATATTTTCATCACGTGTGGAGAATTCGGTTGTATATTGAAAAAGAGATGTGCAATGCGGATCAAGTTATTAGTGGCATGGCGAAAGACATGAAAGAAAAGTTTGATAAATATTGGAAAAGTTATTCCATGATTTTGTCTTTTGCAGCTATTCTAGATCCTCGGTACAAGGTTAAGCttgttgaatattgtttttcaaaacttAACATGACATTTAAAGAGCGTGAAGAGAAATTGAAGCGTATTGTGGATGGTATGCATAAGCTATATGATAAGGAGTATAATATTCAATCGGAGATAATGCATGATTCTTTAATACCCGAGAGTTCAAATGTTGGTGACAATATGCTCGACGAGTTGGATGGGTTCGATACATTTCAAAGCCAATACAAAGTTGTTGATAATGAAAAGTCACAGTTGACATTGTATTTGGAGGAACCTAGCGTTGATAGAAAAGTAGAACTTGATGTTTTACAGTATTGGAAGGATAATCAAGTAAGGTATCCAAAACTGGCTGTAATGGCTCGTGATATATTGAGCATCCCGATTACTACTGTTGCTTCCGAATCATCTTTCAGTATCGGAGGTCAGGTGTTAAGTAAGTATCGAACTTCATTGTTATCATCAAATGTTGAGGCATTGCTATGCACACGTGATTGGTTATTTGATTTAGAAG atgaaaacgataacgaaaTGGATGAAGATCTTGTTGAAGACATTGAAGCATTGATTCCAACTTTTGGCAACTTTTAG